A genomic stretch from Kribbella amoyensis includes:
- a CDS encoding PIG-L family deacetylase, with protein MKRLAVVLAVGALVAAIPPPGTARADSTTETTTTNVGTTRDQASTTAEVAPKTAPTTTGADTQYVADPATKIHVMGEWAHPDDDTSIIGPCGVWHQRYGVKCGVIMVTRGEGGGNAVGTELGPELGLRRENEDRVAHYRSGTVDIFNLDRIDFFYNQSAPLTQYFWDEEETLRRVTRVIRQTQPEIYIGFTPTLAAGHGNHQQAGRLIWEGVLAAADPTKFPEQLRGPDALSPWQVKKVFSGGSTAGTGGTTTAADCTTGFTPTGQDAVAGVWTGYASPYKWPAGNLQGQPAGSAKSWQQVADEGRAAYPTQSRVMYRGTSTPACPRFGMTQSFVPFQPNTTESGAPNPRAGLDEAILFGATKPDPGGLPLGTLQYLTFSRFLNVAGEPFQATVHLKAPRGKLAVGNVALTVPSGWTVDGPKSVPARAEAAVTFTVTPSATAPVDQNAKIAARYTTSRASGYTDNVVRIVAPAEGRFQRWGNWQEYDQWLADVAPQATRLGRSPAIQSMGVGRTIPVPVVVHNRSSSPQSGAVSLTLPPNFTADATSKPYAELAPGAETTVTFQLANTDTTLPATQNVAIPITTTSTGGSGTETLTLSLVPTTAIGKATTTPTIDGTATPGEYPGPTLDLGRIWQGANGCTGTDDCGVSTTGEGSTAKVSWSDDALYFFVHVRDDYQSYAVTPAECVGHWQADSVELLIDPRGTASQALMDTANTFKLGIFPFSNGEGNGPCWSRDADNHQGYSSGSLDTGNAPGVEVASTARWVGSNETTVPHAYTGGGYDLEVKIPLAVLPAAVDPANLGLNITPYDNDDTSAPGTTTLRHIDQSTRLGWSALGSVQSDPYRWGRATMPGYTPPADRPTIPAPPDVSNPNLNGALSPQTIAQSARNGVPISGRIPTDDLRILSAQLGRTGLDVLTVSSGPGTARAFLTTGELGAIPVYKTSCSPTADPPPDYGLTPCAVTDGGIPAWSPDMSGHLVEQDARELKRGAERWTIPLTAAERARLAADGKLLLSFETPANQVQAFDVRLNR; from the coding sequence ATGAAGCGCTTGGCCGTTGTGCTCGCCGTCGGTGCCCTCGTCGCCGCGATCCCACCCCCCGGCACGGCCCGAGCCGACTCCACCACGGAGACCACCACCACGAACGTCGGCACCACGAGGGACCAAGCGTCCACTACCGCGGAGGTCGCGCCCAAGACCGCGCCCACAACGACCGGGGCCGACACGCAGTACGTTGCGGACCCGGCGACCAAGATCCACGTGATGGGGGAGTGGGCGCATCCCGACGACGACACCAGCATCATCGGGCCGTGCGGCGTGTGGCATCAGCGGTACGGGGTGAAGTGCGGCGTGATCATGGTGACCCGCGGTGAGGGTGGTGGGAACGCGGTCGGGACCGAACTCGGGCCCGAGCTCGGCCTGCGCCGGGAGAACGAGGACCGGGTCGCGCACTACCGGTCCGGCACCGTGGACATCTTCAACCTGGACCGGATCGACTTCTTCTACAACCAGAGCGCGCCGCTGACGCAGTACTTCTGGGACGAGGAGGAGACGCTGCGCCGGGTCACCCGGGTGATCCGGCAGACGCAGCCGGAGATCTACATCGGGTTCACGCCGACGCTCGCGGCCGGGCACGGCAACCACCAGCAGGCCGGCCGGCTGATCTGGGAAGGCGTCCTGGCCGCCGCCGATCCCACCAAGTTCCCCGAGCAACTCCGCGGCCCGGATGCGCTGAGCCCCTGGCAGGTGAAGAAGGTCTTCTCCGGCGGCAGCACGGCCGGGACCGGCGGAACGACGACGGCGGCCGACTGTACGACCGGCTTCACGCCGACCGGCCAGGACGCGGTCGCCGGGGTGTGGACCGGGTACGCCTCGCCGTACAAGTGGCCGGCGGGCAATCTGCAGGGACAGCCCGCGGGGTCGGCGAAGAGCTGGCAGCAGGTCGCCGACGAGGGGCGCGCGGCGTACCCGACCCAGAGCCGGGTGATGTACCGCGGGACGTCGACGCCGGCCTGTCCGCGGTTCGGGATGACCCAGTCGTTCGTACCGTTCCAGCCGAACACGACCGAGAGCGGCGCGCCGAATCCGCGGGCCGGTCTGGACGAGGCGATCCTGTTCGGCGCGACCAAGCCCGATCCCGGTGGACTGCCGCTCGGGACCTTGCAGTACCTGACGTTCTCGCGCTTCCTCAACGTCGCCGGTGAACCCTTCCAGGCGACGGTCCACCTGAAGGCACCCCGTGGAAAGCTTGCCGTGGGCAACGTTGCGCTGACGGTTCCGTCCGGCTGGACGGTCGACGGGCCGAAGTCCGTCCCGGCACGCGCGGAGGCGGCCGTCACGTTCACGGTGACGCCGTCCGCGACCGCGCCAGTGGACCAGAACGCGAAGATCGCGGCGCGCTACACCACCTCGAGGGCGTCCGGGTACACCGACAACGTGGTCCGGATCGTCGCTCCCGCCGAGGGCCGGTTCCAGCGCTGGGGCAACTGGCAGGAGTACGACCAGTGGCTCGCGGACGTGGCTCCGCAGGCGACCCGGCTCGGCCGCTCGCCGGCGATCCAGTCGATGGGCGTCGGCCGGACGATCCCGGTTCCGGTCGTCGTGCACAACCGGTCGTCGAGCCCGCAGAGCGGTGCCGTCTCCCTGACGCTGCCGCCGAACTTCACCGCGGACGCGACCAGCAAGCCGTACGCCGAGCTCGCGCCGGGCGCCGAGACCACGGTCACGTTCCAGCTCGCCAACACCGACACCACCCTGCCCGCGACGCAGAACGTGGCCATCCCGATCACGACCACCTCGACCGGCGGATCCGGCACCGAGACGCTGACGTTGTCGCTGGTCCCGACGACCGCGATCGGCAAGGCGACGACGACCCCGACGATCGACGGGACGGCAACGCCTGGGGAGTACCCGGGGCCGACGCTCGACCTCGGCCGGATCTGGCAGGGCGCGAACGGGTGCACCGGCACCGACGACTGCGGTGTCTCCACGACCGGTGAGGGCAGCACCGCCAAGGTCAGCTGGTCCGACGACGCGCTGTACTTCTTCGTCCACGTGCGCGACGACTACCAGTCGTACGCGGTGACGCCGGCCGAGTGCGTCGGGCACTGGCAGGCCGACTCGGTGGAGCTGCTCATCGATCCGCGCGGTACGGCCTCGCAGGCGTTGATGGACACCGCGAACACGTTCAAGCTCGGCATCTTCCCGTTCAGCAACGGCGAGGGCAACGGGCCTTGCTGGTCGCGGGACGCCGACAACCACCAGGGCTACTCCAGCGGCTCGCTGGACACCGGCAACGCGCCCGGCGTCGAGGTCGCGTCGACGGCACGCTGGGTCGGCAGCAACGAGACCACGGTGCCGCACGCGTACACGGGCGGCGGGTACGACCTCGAGGTGAAGATCCCGCTCGCCGTCCTCCCCGCGGCCGTGGACCCCGCCAACCTGGGGCTGAACATCACCCCGTACGACAACGACGACACGTCCGCACCGGGGACGACGACGCTGCGGCACATCGACCAGAGCACCCGGCTCGGCTGGTCGGCGCTCGGCTCGGTCCAGTCCGACCCGTACCGGTGGGGGCGGGCCACGATGCCCGGGTACACCCCGCCCGCGGACCGGCCGACGATCCCGGCCCCGCCCGACGTCTCGAATCCGAACCTCAACGGGGCCCTGTCGCCGCAGACGATCGCGCAGTCGGCCCGCAACGGGGTACCGATCTCGGGCCGGATCCCGACCGACGACCTGCGCATCCTGTCCGCTCAACTCGGGCGCACCGGGCTCGACGTCCTGACGGTCTCGAGTGGTCCGGGGACGGCACGCGCGTTCCTCACCACTGGAGAGCTGGGTGCGATCCCGGTGTACAAGACGAGCTGTTCGCCGACCGCCGACCCGCCACCGGACTACGGACTCACCCCGTGCGCGGTGACCGACGGCGGCATCCCTGCCTGGTCACCGGACATGAGTGGGCACCTGGTCGAACAGGACGCCCGCGAACTCAAGCGTGGCGCCGAGCGCTGGACCATCCCGTTGACCGCGGCCGAGCGAGCGCGGTTGGCTGCCGACGGCAAACTCCTGCTCTCCTTCGAGACCCCGGCGAACCAGGTGCAGGCCTTCGACGTCCGGCTGAACCGCTGA
- a CDS encoding NAD(P)H-hydrate dehydratase, which translates to MRRAHTVEQVRSAEADLMARLPEGTLMQRAAGGLAVALGNFMGGVYGRRVVLLVGSGDNGGDALYAGEKLARRGAQVTAVLLSDKAHPAGVEALRLAGGRIGDADELAHADVAVDGIVGIGGRPGLKPEALAAVRRAEQHGVPIVAVDVPSGVDVDTGETPAEHVRAALTVTFGTHKVCHLIDPAASACGPVHLVDIGLDLPDPAATALQGPDIRALYPVPRGESDKYSRGVLGLLAGSAQYPGAAVIATSGALAGPVGMVRYVGPDAVAAEVRAEHPEIVAGEGRVQAWAIGSGLGDELDLPRIRALLDAEEPVVLDADGLKALDESGDHDGILATPHAGELGRLLGVERSAIEAERLKYARVAAERFDVTFLLKGSTTVVAAPDGQVRVNTNGTPWLATAGSGDVLAGLCGALLAAGLNPLDAGSVGAYLHAAAARLASAYGPVTAMRIAGALPEATRRILDRRD; encoded by the coding sequence ATGCGCCGCGCCCACACCGTCGAGCAGGTCCGGTCCGCCGAGGCCGACCTGATGGCGCGGCTCCCCGAGGGCACCCTGATGCAACGCGCCGCCGGTGGTCTCGCCGTTGCTCTCGGCAACTTCATGGGCGGGGTCTACGGCCGGCGCGTGGTGCTGCTGGTCGGCTCCGGTGACAACGGCGGCGACGCCCTGTACGCCGGGGAGAAGCTCGCGCGTCGGGGCGCGCAGGTCACCGCGGTCCTGCTGTCGGACAAGGCGCATCCGGCCGGTGTCGAGGCGTTGCGCCTGGCCGGCGGACGGATCGGCGATGCGGACGAGCTGGCCCACGCGGACGTCGCGGTGGACGGCATCGTGGGGATCGGCGGCCGCCCGGGTCTCAAACCCGAAGCGCTCGCCGCGGTACGCCGGGCCGAGCAGCACGGGGTACCGATCGTGGCCGTGGACGTCCCGTCGGGAGTGGACGTGGACACCGGTGAGACCCCGGCCGAGCACGTCCGCGCCGCGCTCACCGTCACGTTCGGTACGCACAAGGTCTGCCACCTGATCGACCCGGCCGCGTCGGCCTGCGGACCGGTCCACCTGGTCGACATCGGCCTCGACCTCCCGGACCCGGCGGCGACCGCGCTGCAGGGTCCCGACATCCGCGCGCTGTACCCGGTCCCGCGGGGCGAGTCGGACAAGTACTCGCGCGGCGTCCTCGGTCTGCTGGCCGGATCCGCGCAGTACCCGGGCGCGGCCGTGATCGCGACGTCGGGTGCCCTGGCGGGTCCGGTCGGGATGGTCCGGTACGTCGGGCCGGACGCGGTCGCCGCCGAGGTTCGCGCCGAGCACCCGGAGATCGTCGCGGGCGAAGGACGCGTCCAGGCCTGGGCGATCGGCTCGGGTCTCGGCGACGAGCTGGACCTTCCGCGGATCCGCGCGCTCCTGGACGCCGAGGAGCCGGTGGTCCTGGACGCGGACGGGCTCAAGGCGCTGGACGAATCCGGTGACCACGACGGGATCCTGGCGACGCCACATGCCGGTGAGCTCGGTCGGTTGCTCGGCGTGGAGCGGTCGGCGATCGAGGCGGAGCGGCTCAAGTACGCGCGGGTCGCGGCGGAGCGGTTCGACGTGACGTTCCTGCTGAAGGGGTCGACCACGGTCGTCGCGGCGCCCGACGGTCAGGTCCGGGTCAACACCAACGGGACGCCGTGGCTCGCGACCGCCGGATCCGGTGACGTACTCGCCGGGCTGTGCGGCGCACTCCTTGCCGCCGGCCTGAATCCGCTCGACGCGGGCAGCGTCGGGGCGTACCTGCACGCGGCCGCGGCCCGGCTCGCCTCGGCGTACGGACCGGTCACGGCGATGCGGATCGCCGGGGCGTTGCCCGAAGCCACTCGCCGCATCCTCGACCGGAGAGACTGA
- a CDS encoding holo-ACP synthase gives MIVGVGIDVVDVERFMTTLERTPGLRDRVFTPAEAVRPPASLAARFAAKEALAKALGAPAGMQWHDAEVRTDDTGRPWLEITGTVAAKAADLGVQSLHLSLSHDAGIASAVVVLEG, from the coding sequence ATGATCGTTGGCGTAGGCATCGACGTGGTCGACGTCGAACGGTTCATGACCACCCTGGAGCGGACCCCGGGCCTGCGCGACCGGGTGTTCACCCCGGCCGAGGCGGTCCGCCCGCCGGCCTCGCTGGCGGCCCGGTTCGCCGCCAAGGAGGCGCTCGCGAAGGCGCTCGGTGCCCCGGCGGGGATGCAGTGGCACGACGCCGAGGTCCGGACCGACGACACCGGCCGGCCGTGGCTGGAGATCACCGGGACCGTCGCCGCGAAGGCCGCCGACCTCGGCGTCCAGAGCCTGCACCTGTCGCTGAGCCACGACGCCGGCATCGCGTCGGCGGTCGTGGTCCTGGAGGGCTGA
- the coaA gene encoding type I pantothenate kinase gives MLQPPREVTPYTELDRAAWAQLAETTESPLTAEEIERLRGLGDEIDIDEVREVYLPLSRILSLYVRHARALHADTEDFLGHSATRTPFVIGIGGSVAVGKSTTARLLRELLARWPEHPRVALVTTDGFLWPNAELERRDLMLRKGFPESYDRKALLRFVVEVKSGMDAVEAPVYSHLHYDRLEGVRTTVEQPDILLLEGLNVLQPAPRHADGKSGLAVSDFFDFSVYVDAAADDIRSWYVHRFLKLWETAFRNPESYFVRYGELSQAEAVAKAESLWDTINGPNLRENILPTRSRATLVLRKGADHAVRWVRLRKL, from the coding sequence ATGCTGCAGCCGCCGCGGGAGGTGACTCCCTATACCGAGCTGGACCGGGCCGCCTGGGCGCAACTGGCCGAGACCACCGAGTCGCCGCTGACCGCCGAGGAGATCGAGCGTCTGCGCGGTCTCGGGGACGAGATCGACATCGACGAGGTCCGCGAGGTGTACCTCCCGCTGTCCCGGATCCTGTCCCTGTACGTCCGGCACGCCCGCGCGCTGCACGCCGACACCGAGGACTTCCTCGGCCACTCCGCCACCCGGACCCCGTTCGTGATCGGCATCGGCGGATCGGTTGCCGTCGGCAAGTCCACCACCGCCCGGTTGCTCCGCGAACTACTCGCCCGCTGGCCCGAGCACCCGCGGGTCGCCCTGGTCACCACCGACGGCTTCCTCTGGCCGAACGCCGAGCTCGAACGCCGTGACCTGATGCTGCGGAAGGGATTCCCGGAGTCGTACGACCGCAAGGCGTTGCTGCGGTTCGTGGTCGAGGTGAAGTCCGGCATGGACGCGGTCGAGGCGCCGGTGTACTCGCACCTGCACTACGACCGGCTCGAGGGCGTCCGGACCACGGTCGAGCAGCCGGACATCCTGCTGCTGGAAGGGCTGAACGTCCTGCAACCGGCGCCCCGGCACGCGGACGGCAAGAGCGGCCTGGCGGTGAGCGACTTCTTCGACTTCTCCGTCTACGTGGACGCGGCCGCCGACGACATCCGCAGCTGGTACGTGCACCGCTTCCTCAAGCTGTGGGAGACCGCGTTCCGCAACCCGGAGTCGTACTTCGTCCGCTACGGCGAACTGAGCCAGGCCGAGGCGGTCGCGAAGGCGGAGTCGCTGTGGGACACGATCAACGGCCCCAACCTGCGCGAGAACATCCTCCCCACCCGCTCCCGCGCCACCCTGGTCCTCCGCAAAGGCGCCGACCACGCCGTCCGCTGGGTCCGCCTCCGCAAACTCTGA
- a CDS encoding MFS transporter: MTSACDSLPAPVAPTAERLVTGRFGQLLLMVFGSGLSMYLLTSVVPLYLAAHGSGGVGAGLSTGAMMLSAVAAELAVPKLLARIGYRATLGLGLVLLGAPALVLLTTSALPLVLAVCVVRGAGLAILVVGAVALVAELTPAHRRGEGLGVYGLAVGLPAVLGLPLGVYLIEVIGYGGLFVLAAVASLAGLVTLPAIPGRVTDVEEQHVNVLGGLRGSGLLMPTFVFAAVTVAAGISVTFLPLAVAGDNHSLVAAALLVQAATAPAARWIAGRYGDRVGPARLLAPALVLAALGAAALVFVGSPIAILAGSALFGTGFGAAQNLTLATMYDRVPRSRYNQVSALWNLAYDGGWGIGAIAFGAVVAGTGYPLAFALTATVVALAIVPAIRATR; the protein is encoded by the coding sequence ATGACCAGTGCTTGCGACTCCCTGCCAGCCCCTGTCGCGCCGACCGCCGAGCGGCTCGTGACCGGCCGGTTCGGCCAGTTGCTGCTGATGGTGTTCGGGTCCGGGCTGAGCATGTACCTGCTGACCTCGGTCGTTCCGCTGTACCTGGCCGCGCACGGCTCGGGTGGCGTCGGCGCGGGGCTGTCCACCGGCGCGATGATGCTGTCCGCTGTCGCCGCCGAACTCGCGGTGCCCAAGCTGCTCGCCCGTATCGGGTACCGCGCGACCCTCGGGCTCGGGCTGGTCCTGCTGGGTGCGCCCGCACTGGTCCTGCTGACCACCTCCGCCCTGCCACTGGTACTGGCCGTCTGCGTGGTTCGCGGTGCCGGACTGGCGATCCTCGTCGTGGGTGCGGTGGCCCTGGTCGCGGAACTGACGCCGGCGCACCGTCGAGGCGAGGGCCTGGGCGTGTACGGTCTCGCGGTCGGGCTGCCGGCGGTCCTCGGTCTGCCGCTCGGCGTGTACCTGATCGAGGTGATCGGGTACGGCGGGCTGTTCGTCCTCGCCGCCGTTGCCTCGTTGGCCGGACTCGTCACGCTGCCCGCGATCCCTGGACGGGTGACCGACGTCGAGGAGCAGCACGTGAACGTCCTCGGTGGACTGCGCGGCAGCGGGTTGCTGATGCCGACCTTCGTCTTCGCCGCCGTCACCGTCGCCGCTGGGATCAGCGTGACGTTCCTCCCGCTGGCCGTTGCCGGGGACAACCATTCGCTGGTCGCCGCCGCGCTGCTGGTCCAGGCCGCCACCGCTCCCGCCGCGCGCTGGATCGCGGGCCGCTACGGCGACCGTGTCGGCCCGGCCCGGTTGCTCGCCCCGGCGCTGGTCCTGGCCGCCCTCGGTGCCGCCGCTTTGGTCTTCGTGGGCAGCCCGATCGCGATCCTGGCCGGCTCCGCCCTCTTCGGTACCGGCTTCGGCGCCGCCCAGAACCTCACCCTGGCGACCATGTACGACCGCGTTCCCAGGTCCCGCTACAACCAGGTGAGCGCGCTGTGGAACCTCGCGTACGACGGCGGCTGGGGGATCGGCGCGATCGCCTTCGGCGCCGTGGTCGCGGGCACCGGGTACCCCCTCGCCTTCGCCCTCACCGCCACCGTCGTCGCCCTGGCCATCGTCCCGGCGATCCGCGCAACCCGCTGA
- a CDS encoding class I adenylate-forming enzyme family protein codes for MTMDGAVVVPGTTMGAQWVDDVLLAGPASDVCFSLPAPVDRGTLRRLVRDRQSELAESGLRAGGAAALRLPPSIAFVTHLLAVWRSGGQAILLDHRLTDYEVRRAIERLVPQVVVSPQRPVPSGLRTFVDIDTDVASYSGHPAGTAHAVVQLSSGSIGPSKVIGRTSEDLIEEILRYTRIDGVPVRGERIVLLPSMVHVLGLVSGLLYGLHAGVELVPPTRLTGDAILQAIALSERPATVLGVPVHLGLLTSVQEPPRLPQFKRMTTGGELVPASVAQAFEDKYGVPLGNMYGMTEVGVIGTDLFGEHRPAIRPVPGIEVRAVDGELRIRRPESPYLGPSDPARWSDGWLRTKDAGVVDDKTGLVSVKGRLDSQVSVDGMKVDLTEVEYTLGTLRGVEAAVVVYDGAITAYLQLNEQRDVPVLEGELAGLLASYKRPRSVRLLDQLPRSTTGKLVRDATVLRKAAP; via the coding sequence ATGACCATGGACGGTGCTGTCGTGGTGCCCGGAACCACCATGGGTGCCCAATGGGTCGACGACGTACTGCTGGCCGGACCGGCGAGCGACGTGTGCTTTTCGCTGCCCGCCCCCGTCGATCGTGGAACGCTGCGCCGGCTGGTCCGGGACCGACAGTCGGAGCTCGCGGAATCCGGTTTACGCGCGGGTGGTGCGGCGGCGTTGAGATTGCCACCGTCGATCGCCTTCGTGACGCATTTGCTCGCCGTCTGGCGCAGCGGCGGCCAGGCGATCCTGCTGGACCACCGGCTGACCGACTACGAGGTGCGCCGGGCGATCGAACGGCTGGTACCGCAGGTCGTGGTGTCGCCGCAACGGCCGGTTCCGTCGGGGTTGCGGACGTTCGTCGACATCGACACCGATGTGGCCAGCTACTCCGGTCACCCGGCCGGTACGGCGCACGCGGTGGTGCAGCTGAGTTCGGGATCGATCGGGCCGTCGAAGGTGATCGGCCGGACCAGCGAGGACCTGATCGAGGAGATCCTCCGGTACACCCGGATCGACGGCGTCCCGGTCCGTGGTGAGCGGATCGTCCTGCTGCCGTCGATGGTGCACGTCCTGGGCCTGGTCAGCGGGCTCCTCTACGGTCTGCACGCGGGCGTCGAGCTGGTCCCGCCGACGCGGCTCACCGGCGACGCGATCCTGCAGGCGATCGCGTTGTCCGAACGCCCAGCCACCGTGCTCGGCGTACCGGTCCACCTCGGCCTGCTCACGTCGGTCCAGGAGCCGCCGCGGCTCCCGCAGTTCAAGCGGATGACGACCGGCGGCGAACTGGTACCGGCTTCGGTCGCGCAGGCGTTCGAGGACAAGTACGGGGTCCCGCTCGGCAACATGTACGGGATGACCGAGGTCGGCGTCATCGGGACCGACCTGTTCGGCGAGCACCGGCCCGCGATCCGGCCCGTGCCGGGGATCGAGGTCCGCGCGGTCGACGGGGAGCTGCGGATCCGCCGGCCGGAGTCGCCGTACCTCGGGCCGTCGGATCCGGCGCGCTGGTCGGACGGCTGGCTGCGGACCAAGGACGCCGGCGTGGTCGACGACAAGACCGGGCTGGTGTCGGTCAAGGGCCGGCTGGACTCGCAGGTGTCGGTGGACGGGATGAAGGTCGACCTGACCGAGGTGGAGTACACGCTCGGTACGTTGCGTGGGGTCGAGGCCGCCGTGGTCGTCTACGACGGCGCGATCACCGCGTACCTGCAGCTGAACGAGCAGCGGGACGTGCCGGTCCTGGAGGGTGAGCTGGCCGGCCTGCTCGCGTCGTACAAGCGGCCGCGGAGCGTCCGGCTGCTCGATCAGTTGCCTCGGTCAACCACCGGCAAGCTGGTCCGCGACGCCACGGTCCTGCGCAAGGCGGCGCCCTGA
- a CDS encoding GNAT family N-acetyltransferase — protein sequence MLTAERVEVRGPGFGEWYRVHREAQDEGRAYPVTWSQEEMFVSLSRVDGYWEREIWAVRDDAGAIAGTLLLAFPMSDNTSRVEAGIGVRADVRRRGYGAALARTAEERATEYGRTVVVSALPVPFDAVGDTPGQAFARRFGLSVANVEVHRVLELPLDEGLLDELAQEAARYHEGYELRSWQDRCPEDLIDAYAALQATFNLEAPQGELEVEAQAYDAARVRSTEDHSLEQGRHGWMTVAIAPDGTLAGHTELYHGENDPGNVYQWGTLVSPAHRGHRLGLALKVRNHRELQRSRPQPLVAHTFNAETNTAMNAVNARLGFRPVERAEEWQRKN from the coding sequence GTGCTTACTGCGGAGCGGGTTGAGGTTCGAGGGCCTGGGTTTGGGGAGTGGTATCGGGTTCACCGGGAGGCCCAGGACGAGGGGCGGGCCTATCCGGTGACCTGGAGTCAGGAGGAGATGTTCGTCAGCTTGAGCCGGGTGGACGGGTACTGGGAGCGGGAGATCTGGGCTGTCCGGGACGATGCCGGGGCGATCGCTGGGACCCTCCTGCTCGCCTTTCCGATGTCGGACAACACCTCGCGGGTCGAGGCTGGTATCGGGGTGCGGGCTGATGTTCGGCGGCGGGGGTACGGCGCCGCTCTTGCTCGTACGGCGGAGGAGCGGGCCACCGAGTACGGGCGGACCGTCGTCGTGAGTGCGTTGCCGGTGCCGTTCGACGCGGTGGGTGATACCCCTGGACAGGCTTTCGCACGGCGGTTCGGGTTGTCGGTGGCCAATGTCGAGGTGCATCGGGTGCTCGAGTTGCCGTTGGACGAGGGGTTGCTCGACGAGCTCGCCCAGGAGGCCGCTCGGTACCACGAGGGGTACGAGCTGCGGAGTTGGCAGGACCGGTGTCCCGAGGACCTGATCGATGCTTACGCGGCTTTGCAGGCGACGTTCAACCTGGAGGCGCCGCAGGGGGAGCTCGAGGTCGAGGCGCAGGCGTACGACGCGGCGCGGGTGCGGTCGACGGAGGACCACAGTCTGGAGCAGGGGCGGCACGGGTGGATGACCGTGGCGATCGCGCCGGACGGGACGCTGGCCGGGCACACCGAGCTGTACCACGGGGAGAACGACCCCGGGAACGTCTACCAGTGGGGCACGCTGGTGTCGCCCGCGCATCGGGGGCACCGGCTCGGGCTGGCGTTGAAGGTGCGCAACCATCGCGAGTTGCAGCGCTCCCGGCCGCAGCCGCTGGTCGCGCACACGTTCAACGCCGAGACGAACACGGCGATGAACGCGGTGAACGCGCGGCTCGGGTTCCGCCCGGTGGAGCGGGCCGAGGAGTGGCAGCGGAAGAACTGA
- the murQ gene encoding N-acetylmuramic acid 6-phosphate etherase — MITPTEQRNPRTLAIDAVGTTEILGMVNAEDARVAGAVNAVLPELARAVDAAVEAVRNGGRVHYFGAGTSGRLAVLDAAELLPTFHAPADLVVAHHAGGMEALLRAVENVEDSETGGAADAAEVTDRDVVIGLAASGSTPYVAGALRAARAAGAVTALVTSNPDAPLAPLADIVIAADTGPEVIAGSTRLKAGTAQKMILNAFSTTLMIKLGRTWSNLMVDMVATNNKLRGRMLRILAEATGATPEASAEALTAAEGELKPALVHLLTGTPIPAAREALAAADGRVAVALGTLTATA; from the coding sequence GTGATCACACCCACGGAGCAGCGCAACCCGAGGACGCTCGCGATCGATGCGGTGGGCACCACCGAGATCCTCGGGATGGTCAACGCGGAGGACGCCCGGGTGGCGGGTGCCGTCAACGCCGTCCTCCCCGAACTGGCCCGAGCCGTCGACGCCGCCGTCGAGGCGGTCCGCAACGGCGGCCGCGTGCACTACTTCGGCGCCGGGACGTCCGGCCGCCTGGCGGTCCTGGACGCCGCCGAGCTCCTCCCCACCTTCCACGCCCCCGCCGACCTGGTCGTGGCGCACCACGCCGGCGGCATGGAGGCGTTGCTCCGCGCCGTCGAGAACGTCGAGGACTCCGAAACCGGTGGCGCCGCCGACGCGGCCGAGGTGACCGACCGCGACGTGGTGATCGGCCTGGCCGCCTCGGGCAGCACCCCGTACGTCGCGGGTGCCCTCCGCGCGGCCCGGGCAGCCGGCGCCGTCACGGCCCTGGTGACGTCGAACCCGGACGCGCCGCTCGCCCCGCTGGCCGACATCGTGATCGCGGCCGATACCGGTCCCGAGGTGATCGCGGGCTCGACCCGGTTGAAGGCGGGGACGGCGCAGAAGATGATCCTGAACGCCTTCTCCACCACCCTGATGATCAAGCTCGGCCGTACCTGGTCGAACCTGATGGTCGACATGGTTGCCACCAACAACAAACTCCGCGGCCGGATGCTGAGAATCCTCGCCGAAGCCACCGGAGCCACCCCGGAGGCCAGCGCCGAAGCTTTGACAGCAGCCGAAGGCGAGCTGAAGCCGGCCCTGGTCCACCTCCTCACCGGAACCCCCATCCCAGCAGCCCGAGAAGCCCTCGCGGCCGCGGACGGTCGCGTGGCGGTCGCTCTGGGGACCTTGACGGCAACAGCCTGA